One window of the Runella slithyformis DSM 19594 genome contains the following:
- a CDS encoding SusC/RagA family TonB-linked outer membrane protein, translated as MEQSKNRSSECVTNCDDQLGNYSQKPIFQPMMNSFPLAGRASVARQWASISKFLLTLLVSVVSLGVWAQDKQVTGKVKDANGTGMPGVSIAVKGTQRGANTDVDGNFKISVPDNATLVFSYVGYKSLDVAVAGRDVVNATLEEDNQVLNEVVVIGYGTVRKKDATGAVNAIGVKDFNKGVITSTQQLLQGRVAGVAVTQNNGEPGGGINVRIRGTSSVRGGNGPLFVVDGVPLAGNNVTGEGQNGGLGGSAPRDPLNFLNPDDIASMDILKDASATAIYGARGANGVILITTKKGKGKGSVDYSYSLGVSNITKKFDLLSADDYVKAGGINNGAKTDWQDEAFRTALTNQHNISYGGGDQSSNYRFSFGVLDQEGIIKNSGIKRYSGSFSGSKKFIKDKLTIGSSLNFAQTLDSGVPVSDNAGFSGDLLGAILKSNPTNKVRNTDGTPFQTTSVEPNPVAILDYTKDNTRTLRILGNLNAEYEITKGLKFKTVLGFDQSMSSRKAAFSPLLVAADIDKIGQVYLTDIETENRLMENYFTYNNKFGKVTFDGLLGYSYQSFDFYQKNANATNFRTTDLNLMINNLSSANNSRGLGSIINGSGSNFNELQSYFARANFGIGEKYLVTATVRADGSTRFGGNNKYGIFPSFAAKWRLIEEDFVPKNVFSDLGLRVGYGVTGNQELPHNLYSQRQRYGGAGLSNGGTNWNNGGLSTVAFANPNLKWESTGQINVGLDYAFVNNRISGSIEYYRKNTNDLLIQIQSAQPAISPFVWTNLDADIINSGIELSLNGIVVDKTDFGFDINANVAYNKNQVNNLLGVYDTGAINGQGLTGAFAQRIQSGQPLYAFFLREFGGYDEAGNSLYPTGDFQKFLDGKSPLPTVTGGLTFNFRYKNFDLSTFFNGVFGNYIYNNTANAYFTKGSFANGRNVTADVVASKEGPLNAPDVSTRFLEKGDFVRLQNLNLSYKVNTGNSAIRSLRFFVTGQNLLLFTKYSGQDPEVNTNKQINGVPSLGIDYTAFPRSRTFTFGANISF; from the coding sequence TTGGAACAATCCAAAAACCGTAGTAGTGAGTGCGTTACAAATTGCGATGACCAATTAGGTAATTATTCACAAAAACCAATTTTTCAACCTATGATGAACAGTTTCCCCTTAGCAGGTCGGGCATCCGTCGCCCGACAATGGGCCTCCATCAGTAAATTTTTACTGACTCTCTTAGTCTCAGTCGTGTCGTTGGGGGTATGGGCCCAGGACAAGCAAGTGACCGGTAAGGTCAAAGATGCTAACGGAACCGGTATGCCCGGCGTAAGCATCGCCGTAAAGGGTACCCAAAGAGGTGCCAATACCGATGTAGACGGTAACTTCAAAATCTCCGTGCCGGACAATGCGACCCTCGTATTCAGTTATGTGGGATACAAATCACTGGACGTAGCAGTGGCCGGTCGTGACGTCGTCAATGCAACCTTAGAAGAAGACAATCAAGTGCTCAACGAGGTAGTTGTGATTGGTTATGGTACTGTCCGTAAAAAAGATGCCACGGGTGCAGTTAATGCAATCGGGGTGAAAGACTTTAACAAGGGAGTTATTACCTCTACCCAACAACTTCTTCAGGGACGCGTAGCAGGTGTGGCTGTTACGCAAAACAATGGTGAACCGGGTGGCGGTATCAACGTTCGTATCAGGGGTACATCCTCTGTACGTGGTGGTAACGGCCCTCTTTTTGTGGTGGACGGTGTGCCTTTGGCAGGAAATAACGTAACGGGGGAAGGTCAAAATGGCGGTTTGGGAGGTTCAGCACCTCGTGACCCACTCAACTTTTTGAATCCTGACGACATCGCCAGCATGGATATTTTGAAAGACGCCTCTGCTACCGCTATTTATGGCGCGCGTGGTGCAAACGGTGTGATCCTAATTACAACCAAGAAAGGCAAAGGCAAAGGATCCGTTGATTACTCTTACTCGTTGGGGGTGAGCAATATTACTAAAAAGTTTGATCTTTTGAGTGCCGATGATTATGTAAAAGCAGGCGGTATCAACAACGGTGCTAAAACTGATTGGCAAGATGAAGCCTTCCGTACGGCTCTTACCAACCAACACAACATTTCTTATGGTGGTGGTGATCAGTCGAGCAACTATCGCTTTTCTTTTGGGGTACTAGATCAGGAGGGTATTATCAAAAACTCCGGCATCAAGCGTTATTCCGGTTCATTCAGTGGGAGCAAGAAATTCATTAAAGATAAACTAACGATTGGCTCAAGTCTAAACTTTGCTCAAACATTGGATAGCGGCGTGCCTGTGTCAGACAATGCCGGTTTTTCGGGTGACTTGTTGGGGGCGATTTTGAAGTCCAATCCTACTAATAAGGTTCGTAATACAGATGGAACACCCTTCCAAACAACTTCTGTAGAGCCAAACCCTGTGGCTATCCTGGATTATACCAAAGATAACACCAGAACGCTGCGTATCCTTGGAAACTTGAATGCAGAGTACGAAATCACTAAAGGATTGAAATTCAAGACAGTACTGGGTTTTGATCAATCTATGTCTTCTCGTAAAGCTGCTTTCTCGCCTTTGTTGGTAGCGGCGGATATTGATAAGATCGGACAGGTTTACTTGACTGACATCGAAACAGAAAACCGTTTGATGGAAAACTACTTTACTTACAATAATAAGTTTGGTAAAGTTACGTTCGATGGTTTGCTGGGTTATTCATACCAGAGCTTTGATTTTTATCAGAAAAATGCAAATGCAACCAATTTCAGAACCACTGATTTGAATTTGATGATCAACAACCTCTCATCAGCCAATAACTCAAGAGGACTGGGTAGTATTATCAATGGGTCAGGTTCAAATTTTAATGAGTTGCAGTCGTATTTTGCACGTGCTAACTTCGGTATTGGCGAAAAATACCTCGTTACGGCTACCGTTCGTGCAGATGGATCTACACGTTTTGGCGGCAATAACAAATATGGGATATTCCCTTCTTTTGCAGCCAAATGGCGCTTAATTGAAGAAGATTTCGTTCCTAAGAATGTATTCTCTGATTTGGGCTTGCGTGTAGGCTATGGTGTAACGGGTAACCAAGAACTACCACACAACTTATATTCTCAAAGACAACGCTACGGAGGTGCCGGCTTGAGCAATGGAGGTACAAACTGGAATAACGGAGGTCTATCTACAGTAGCTTTTGCAAACCCTAACTTGAAGTGGGAGTCAACAGGTCAAATCAATGTAGGCCTTGATTATGCTTTCGTAAATAATCGCATCTCCGGTTCGATAGAATATTATCGCAAAAACACCAACGATCTATTGATTCAAATTCAATCAGCCCAACCTGCCATTTCTCCTTTCGTTTGGACCAACTTAGATGCTGATATCATCAATAGCGGTATTGAATTGAGCTTAAACGGTATTGTAGTAGACAAAACAGACTTTGGATTTGACATCAATGCCAACGTAGCCTACAATAAAAATCAGGTAAATAACCTGTTGGGAGTTTATGACACAGGCGCAATCAATGGACAAGGTTTGACAGGTGCATTTGCACAACGTATCCAAAGTGGTCAGCCTTTGTATGCTTTCTTTTTGCGTGAGTTTGGTGGTTATGACGAGGCGGGCAACTCTTTGTATCCTACAGGTGACTTCCAGAAGTTTTTAGATGGAAAGAGTCCACTCCCTACGGTTACGGGTGGTTTGACTTTTAATTTCCGCTATAAAAACTTTGATTTGAGTACCTTCTTCAATGGTGTATTTGGTAACTATATCTACAACAATACAGCCAACGCTTACTTTACAAAGGGCTCTTTTGCCAACGGTCGTAACGTTACAGCAGATGTAGTGGCAAGCAAAGAGGGGCCTCTGAACGCACCTGACGTATCTACTCGCTTCTTAGAAAAAGGAGATTTTGTACGTTTACAAAACCTTAACCTTAGTTATAAAGTTAATACCGGAAATAGTGCCATACGGAGCTTACGGTTCTTTGTAACCGGTCAAAACCTGTTGCTGTTTACTAAATACTCAGGTCAAGAT
- the fsa gene encoding fructose-6-phosphate aldolase: MKFFIDTANLSEIREAYELGVLDGVTTNPSLMAKEGITGKAKIMAHYKAICDIVDGDVSAEVISTDFHGMIKEADELIEIDEKIVVKVPMIKDGVKAIKHLSDRGIKTNCTLVFSAGQALLAAKAGATYVSPFIGRLDDVSMDGMDLIEQIVTIYQNYGYTTEVLAASVRHSIHLLKCAELGADVVTCPLSVITSLLKHPLTDIGLEKFLSDYKKGNQ, translated from the coding sequence ATGAAATTTTTTATTGATACCGCAAATCTGAGTGAAATTCGGGAGGCCTATGAATTGGGCGTGCTCGATGGTGTAACCACCAATCCATCCTTAATGGCAAAAGAGGGAATCACGGGAAAAGCGAAAATCATGGCGCATTACAAAGCCATCTGTGATATTGTGGACGGAGATGTGAGTGCCGAAGTGATTTCGACCGATTTTCACGGAATGATCAAAGAAGCGGACGAATTGATCGAAATTGATGAGAAGATCGTCGTGAAAGTGCCGATGATAAAGGATGGCGTGAAAGCCATAAAACATTTGTCGGATCGCGGTATCAAGACCAATTGTACCCTTGTGTTTTCAGCCGGACAGGCGTTGTTGGCAGCTAAGGCGGGTGCTACCTATGTGTCGCCTTTTATTGGCCGATTGGATGATGTGTCGATGGATGGAATGGACCTGATCGAGCAGATCGTGACGATCTATCAAAATTATGGATATACTACCGAAGTATTGGCGGCTTCTGTTCGCCATTCCATTCATTTGCTGAAATGCGCAGAGCTGGGCGCAGATGTCGTCACCTGTCCTTTAAGTGTTATCACTTCTCTGCTTAAGCATCCTCTGACCGATATCGGTCTGGAGAAATTCTTATCTGACTATAAGAAAGGAAACCAATAA